Proteins from one Mytilus galloprovincialis chromosome 11, xbMytGall1.hap1.1, whole genome shotgun sequence genomic window:
- the LOC143050925 gene encoding uncharacterized protein LOC143050925: protein MDIMTDKVQEQILKTCKMLLNKAEKIHDLEVKHENDPDLLDLNFNSMVTVIDNMKTEVMEQDTVETKVIKKVTVETEGDTAKTEPFTLKREPDAMATELVSIVTGQFTIETKSGAMVTGPVFQSKKLDTYKKSTFSEKMFNTLNQDSSENSTTTTNAYSSSNPANICFTNTLNQPTNENTLQTLTNKSYQPRNQNTSQGSTENFTKTSAKEVLNEPFTQSQQSSKTAEMSPDALIDPDEMSSDALIDPDEIKNEIVDYLEQSGTSELILSRDTVRNGQEIDGDNDNSRETQNSQELEEGKEIKLEPTDAESNLYTYEKISHLNKYVGKKSRKVYRLYKCTVCKKTFDYLLCVQNHVRIHTGDRPYKCGACPKDFVTKCSLAEHEKVHTGDRPHVCHICVHMFTHIYYVDF, encoded by the exons TATGACAGATAAAGTTCAG gagCAAATCCTTAAAACTTGCAAAATGCTGTTGAACAAGGCAGAGAAAATCCACGACTTAGAAGTCAAACATGAAAATGACCCAGATCTGCTAGATTTGAATTTCAATTCAATGGTAACTGTTATAGATAACATGAAAACAGAGGTTATGGAACAAGACACTGTGGAAACCAAAGTTATAAAAAAAGTCACTGTTGAAACAGAAGGGGATACTGCAAAAACAGAACCATTTACTTTAAAAAGAGAACCAGATGCTATGGCAACAGAACTAGTGTCTATAGTTACAGGACAATTCACTATAGAAACAAAATCAGGTGCCATGGTAACAGGGCCAGTTTTTCAATCAAAAAAGCTAGATACCTATAAAAAGTCTACTTTTAGTGAAAAAATGTTTAATACTTTGAACCAAGATAGTTCAGAAAATTCTACGACCACAACGAATGCATATTCTAGTTCAAATCCTGCAAATATATGCTTTACAAATACATTGAACCAACCTACAAATGAAAACACTTTACAGACCTTGACAAATAAATCATATCAACCAAGAAATCAAAACACTTCACAAGGTAGTACGGAAAATTTTACGAAGACATCAGCAAAAGAGGTCCTAAATGAACCATTTACACAGAGTCAACAATCTTCCAAAACTGCTGAAATGTCACCTGATGCTTTAATTGATCCAGATGAAATGTCATCTGATGCTTTAATTGATccagatgaaataaaaaatgagaTTGTAGATTACTTAGAACAATCTGGTACTTCAGAACTGATTCTTAGTAGGGATACAGTAAGAAATGGACAGGAAATAGATGGAGACAATGATAATAGCAGAGAGACACAGAATAGCCAAGAACTAGAGGAAGGAAAAGAAATCAAACTGGAACCGACTGATGCTGAGTCTAACCTTTACACAtacgaaaaaatatcacatttaaataaatatgtgGGTAAAAAGTCAAGAAAGGTGTACAGGCTGTATAAGTGTACGGTGTGTAAGAAGACGTTCGATTATCTATTGTGTGTACAGAACCACGTCAGAATACATACTGGGGACAGACCGTATAAGTGTGGAGCATGCCCCAAAGATTTTGTTACAAAGTGTAGTCTGGCAGAACACGAGAAAGTTCATACAG